A region of Anopheles merus strain MAF chromosome 2R, AmerM5.1, whole genome shotgun sequence DNA encodes the following proteins:
- the LOC121603735 gene encoding probable ribonuclease ZC3H12C isoform X2: MLIATNFNQKQFIDSLCTNEAEDSSYDSDCDGEDVSHEQVSRTTSDTLGQEFAEYISVGVGGHQHQQHHGKDVSPTAVAAPISTAGPEHSPGYQQRVEFALKLGYTEKLVQAALQRLGPNPAQNELLAELIKLGSQPGAKGGNEFTIDCHGHGDAGGLGLAPELATAASGAAGVGPSSLVNEESLRPIVIDGSNVAMSHGNKEVFSCRGIRLCVDWFKNRGHKDITVFVPKWRKESSRPDNPVKDGEILSELEKERMLVFTPSRLVGGKRMVCYDDRYILKLAADNDGIVVSNDNYRDLVQESSEFKKVVEERVLMYSFVNDRFMPPDDPLGRSGPTLDNFLRVQPRKGDPPPPCPYGKKCTYGNKCKFYHPERGSLPHKSVTERLSEYAARHLQARSGHDPSASGSGPGGRSAVQRKSLSVPLSNSSNETSPINDKRKALCRTRSNVPSESANNPYGGGMAHGSVLHADLLSLPHPVPHPAVRQQQQQPQPPPPQQLPFHAPPVPVASNRAPHPWDLSPQQQQQQQQQQLHQHASMVDVQQIFPKSHSIENISKEPAPPLYGLHHHAGCYGAQPLWPRLQPPSQQPSQPVLPGGTGGAGAGGGGGGGAGGPPVGQPSLDQNDPSALVDSVNLHRKLQRQLTLNPAGCDPRIYQMQRLQQQSSQQQSPTAPSKQQQQQQQQLSPHRPLAPSLSGGNRPSPPTQWELHQHVTRIASAPDSTRPWGHNGPPPASSSEPHINLGWSPSPGQGGPTPAHQQQQQQQQQQHHQQQQQDRRRLHYHLASIFPEDQVQTVMQMYPDETNPQTICAAILAMYQKM; the protein is encoded by the exons ATGCTCATCGCAACGAATTTCAATCAGAag CAATTCATTGACTCGCTGTGCACGAACGAGGCCGAAGACTCCAGCTATGACAGTGATTGCGATGGGGAGGATGTATCCCACGAGCAGGTGTCACGGACGACGAGCGATACGCTGGGCCAAGAGTTTGCCGAGTACATAAGCGTCGGCGTGGGCGGccatcagcaccagcagcaccatggCAAGGACGTCTCGCCGACAGCAGTGGCGGCGCCCATCTCCACCGCCGGGCCGGAGCACTCGCCGGGCTACCAGCAGCGCGTTGAGTTTGCCCTCAAGCTCGGCTACACCGAAAAGCTGGTGCAGGCGGCCCTACAGCGGCTCGGTCCCAATCCGGCCCAGAACGAGCTGCTGGCGGAGCTGATCAAGCTGGGCTCGCAGCCCGGCGCCAAGGGTGGTAATGAGTTTACGATCGACTGTCACGGCCACGGCGATGCGGGCGGGCTCGGACTGGCGCCAGAGCTGGCAACCGCTGCGTCCGGTGCGGCCGGCGTCGGACCGTCGTCGCTGGTGAACGAAGAATCTCTGCGCCCGATCGTGATAGACGGCAGCAATGTGGCGATGAGCCACGGCAACAAGGAGGTGTTTTCCTGCCGCGGAATTCGGCTGTGCGTGGATTGGTTCAAGAATCGGGGCCACAAAGACATTACCGTGTTTGTGCCCAAGTGGCGCAAGGAAAGCTCGCGCCCGGACAACCCGGTCAAGGATGGCGAGATACTGAGCGAGCTGGAAAAGGAGCGCATGCTGGTGTTTACGCCCTCCCGGTTAGTGGGCGGCAAGCGAATGGTGTGCTACGACGATCGATACATTTTGAAG CTGGCGGCCGATAACGATGGCATCGTCGTCTCGAATGACAACTATCGCGACCTGGTGCAGGAGAGCTCCGAGTTTAAGAAGGTCGTGGAAGAGCGGGTACTGATGTATTCGTTCGTGAACGACCGCTTCATGCCGCCAGACGATCCGCTCGGCCGCTCCGGGCCGACGCTGGACAACTTTCTGCGCGTGCAGCCGCGCAAAGGCGATCCGCCGCCGCCCTGTCCGTACGGCAAGAAGTGCACCTATGGGAATAAGTGCAAGTTCTACCATCCGGAGCGGGGCAGCCTGCCGCACAAATCCGTCACCGAGCGGCTGTCCGAGTACGCGGCGCGCCATCTTCAGGCGCGCAGTGGCCACGACCCGTCGGCCAGCGGGAGCGGGCCCGGTGGCCGCAGCGCAGTGCAAAGAAAATCGCTCAGCGTGCCGCTGAGCAATAGCAGCAACGAGACTAGTCCAATCAATGATAAACGGAAAGCATTAT GTCGCACAAGATCAAATGTACCTTCGGAAAGCGCCAACAACCCGTACGGTGGCGGCATGGCGCACGGCTCAGTGCTGCATGCGGATCTGCTGTCACTTCCCCATCCCGTACCGCATCCGGCTGtacgtcagcagcagcaacagccgcagcCCCCGCCACCGCAACAGTTGCCTTTCCACGCTCCGCCAGTGCCAGTGGCCAGTAATCGAGCCCCCCATCCGTGGGATCTTtcaccacagcagcaacagcagcagcagcagcagcaacttcaTCAACATGCCAGTATGGTGGACGTGCAGCAGATATTCCCCAAATCTCATAGTATAGAAAATATATCTAAGGAACCGGCGCCGCCGCTGTACGGTCTCCATCATCATGCCGGTTGCTATGGTGCCCAGCCGCTTTGGCCCCGGCTACAGCCTCCGTCCCAGCAACCATCCCAGCCCGTACTGCCCGGTGGTACAGGCGGAGCaggcgctggtggtggtggtggtggtggtgcaggaGGGCCTCCGGTAGGGCAGCCTTCATTGGACCAGAACGATCCAAGCGCGCTGGTAGATAGTGTGAACCTGCACCGCAAGCTGCAACGTCAACTCACCCTTAACCCTGCTGGATGTGATCCTCGAATATATCAAATGCAAAGGTTGCAGCAGCAATCTTCCCAGCAACAGTCCCCAACTGCTCCCtctaagcagcagcagcagcagcagcagcagctgtcacCCCATCGGCCGTTGGCACCTTCCCTTAGTGGAGGTAACCGTCCTTCTCCTCCTACCCAGTGGGAACTGCATCAG CACGTGACACGCATTGCTTCGGCTCCCGATTCCACCCGACCCTGGGGTCACAATGGGCCACCGCCGGCTTCATCCTCCGAACCGCATATCAACCTCGGCTGGTCGCCAAGCCCCGGTCAAGGTGGTCCAACGCCGgcacaccaacagcagcagcagcagcagcagcagcaacatcaccagcagcagcaacaggaccGACGTCGGTTGCACTACCATCTGGCCAGTATCTTCCCGGAAGATCAAGTGCAAACCGTCATGCAGATGTACCCGGACGAGACGAATCCCCAGACAATATGTGCCGCCATCTTGGCCATGTATCAAAAGATGTAA